A genomic stretch from Sulfobacillus thermosulfidooxidans includes:
- the pqqD gene encoding pyrroloquinoline quinone biosynthesis peptide chaperone PqqD, protein MDNVIFKKNPFVRHQAINGVVHLVLQYDMFKLNDVGTRIWECIDGTRNVAGIVDMVQREYPDASDVADDVYAFVADLQKNQLIAPA, encoded by the coding sequence ATGGATAACGTGATTTTCAAGAAGAACCCCTTTGTACGGCATCAGGCCATCAACGGCGTCGTCCATTTAGTGCTCCAGTATGACATGTTCAAGCTCAATGACGTGGGCACCCGCATCTGGGAATGCATTGATGGAACGCGCAATGTGGCCGGGATTGTCGACATGGTGCAGCGGGAATACCCGGATGCGAGTGACGTGGCGGACGACGTCTATGCCTTTGTGGCCGACCTGCAAAAGAACCAACTCATTGCGCCGGCGTAG
- the purB gene encoding adenylosuccinate lyase, with the protein MSLKAISPLDGRYGENTRPLTEVFSEWALIKFRLEIEIRWFIFMSESPWMPEVRPLTREERGFLEDLLASFGDESARRIKEIENHMQHDVKAVEYYLKERIRATTLAPLEEFVHFGCTSEDINNLAYALMLRQGIAIWQKEAAHLVGRVARDAQQASGVAMLSHTHGQPASPTTVGKELAVFVYRWNRQLLAIEKFQYMGKFNGAVGNFNAHWVAYPHVPWPEVARTFVESLGLKYNPLTTQIEPHDYMAELFHTLVRFNTIATNFCRDIWLYISKGYFQQSADPDHVGSSTMPHKVNPIHFENAEANFLFSNAVLNFLATKLPISRMQRDLSDSSALRNIGVAIGHSYIALQFCGKGLGDLSINEGRLAEDLEANWNILAEAIQTVMRKEGVARPYELLKTLTRGIAVTADDLKGVICEAPISAEERDRLLVLAPHDYTGLADELAKALGPIDGD; encoded by the coding sequence ATGTCACTCAAGGCAATTTCTCCGCTAGATGGTCGTTATGGGGAGAACACCCGGCCCCTCACCGAAGTCTTTTCTGAATGGGCTCTCATAAAATTCCGGCTCGAAATAGAAATTCGCTGGTTCATTTTTATGTCCGAATCACCGTGGATGCCCGAGGTTCGCCCTCTTACCAGAGAAGAACGAGGGTTCCTCGAAGATCTTCTAGCCAGTTTTGGAGATGAATCCGCCCGCCGCATTAAGGAAATCGAGAACCATATGCAACACGACGTCAAGGCAGTGGAGTACTACCTCAAAGAGCGGATACGAGCAACTACCTTGGCGCCATTGGAGGAATTCGTTCATTTTGGATGTACGTCAGAAGACATTAACAATCTCGCCTATGCGCTGATGTTGCGGCAAGGTATCGCCATTTGGCAGAAAGAAGCCGCGCACCTTGTTGGCAGGGTCGCCCGAGATGCTCAGCAAGCAAGTGGTGTTGCAATGCTGTCGCACACGCATGGTCAGCCCGCCAGCCCCACCACCGTGGGAAAGGAATTGGCCGTGTTTGTCTATCGTTGGAATCGACAGCTTTTGGCCATCGAGAAATTTCAGTATATGGGGAAATTCAATGGCGCGGTCGGTAACTTTAACGCCCACTGGGTGGCCTATCCACACGTGCCGTGGCCAGAGGTGGCTCGAACGTTTGTGGAAAGTCTGGGCCTTAAGTATAATCCCCTCACCACCCAAATTGAGCCTCACGACTATATGGCAGAGCTCTTCCATACGCTGGTGCGGTTTAACACGATTGCCACAAATTTTTGTCGAGATATCTGGCTGTACATTTCTAAGGGGTACTTTCAGCAATCGGCGGATCCTGATCATGTGGGATCGTCAACGATGCCCCATAAAGTCAATCCGATCCATTTCGAAAACGCCGAAGCGAATTTTCTATTCAGCAATGCCGTGTTGAATTTTTTAGCAACTAAGTTGCCAATCTCTCGAATGCAACGCGATTTGAGCGATTCGTCAGCATTACGAAATATCGGCGTCGCGATTGGGCATTCCTATATTGCCCTTCAATTTTGTGGCAAGGGACTGGGTGATTTGTCCATCAACGAGGGCCGCTTGGCCGAAGATCTAGAGGCCAACTGGAATATTCTGGCCGAAGCGATCCAGACGGTGATGCGAAAAGAGGGTGTGGCGCGTCCGTACGAGCTATTGAAGACACTCACCAGGGGTATCGCCGTTACGGCAGACGATCTCAAAGGGGTTATCTGTGAGGCACCCATCAGCGCCGAGGAGCGGGATAGATTGCTTGTTCTAGCGCCTCATGACTACACGGGATTGGCAGACGAACTGGCAAAGGCCCTAGGCCCTATCGACGGCGACTAA
- a CDS encoding CPBP family glutamic-type intramembrane protease, with protein sequence MIRRVTIYMPLLAPILWKGIPPLAWFVTPLAYVLAIGASLLGLAIQIRNIMPFFDRAVALLLRPMPKSDMLWAEYSVIGSAVLEEVFYRFGVPKSDTLIGLVLSAGLFSIPHAINRQTRKSMTWKSYVTLGVLGGSWFATTTISHSLLPAILGHLVYNSPKSISLAWRYRVRKSSEIQNASV encoded by the coding sequence TTGATTCGTCGCGTCACAATCTATATGCCGCTGTTGGCGCCGATTCTATGGAAGGGCATCCCTCCGTTGGCGTGGTTCGTCACCCCATTGGCCTATGTGCTCGCGATTGGTGCGTCGCTGCTTGGCTTGGCGATACAAATTCGCAATATTATGCCGTTTTTCGATCGCGCCGTGGCGTTGCTGCTTCGCCCCATGCCAAAAAGCGATATGTTGTGGGCGGAATACTCGGTAATCGGAAGCGCTGTCTTGGAAGAAGTTTTCTATAGATTTGGGGTTCCTAAGTCTGATACCCTTATTGGATTAGTTCTCTCAGCCGGATTGTTTTCCATTCCTCATGCCATAAACCGCCAAACCCGGAAATCCATGACTTGGAAGTCCTATGTCACACTCGGAGTTCTCGGCGGTTCTTGGTTCGCGACGACCACGATTAGTCATAGTCTCCTACCGGCTATCTTGGGACATCTAGTGTATAACTCCCCAAAGAGCATATCCTTGGCATGGCGGTATCGTGTTAGGAAATCAAGCGAAATCCAGAACGCCAGCGTTTAA
- a CDS encoding Veg family protein, with product MAAKSILEDIKKELESHVGEKIRLKANKGRKKVDEKEGILEKTYPHIFVVKIEEEHLSEKSERRVSYSYTDVLTETVELILPESLSN from the coding sequence GTGGCCGCTAAAAGTATCCTCGAGGATATAAAAAAAGAACTCGAATCCCACGTCGGAGAGAAAATTCGACTGAAAGCCAATAAAGGTCGGAAAAAGGTTGACGAAAAAGAAGGTATTCTGGAAAAAACGTATCCCCATATTTTTGTCGTCAAAATTGAAGAAGAACACCTTTCCGAGAAAAGCGAACGGCGCGTCTCGTATTCTTATACCGACGTGCTAACTGAAACGGTTGAGCTTATCCTTCCTGAATCTCTGTCGAATTAA
- a CDS encoding cyanophycinase, whose product MDIGPLVIIGGKEDKTRTPEILLQFVKLIQKRRREDAVGVVTTASQLEEQVFRTYQHAFEEIGMVRVEPVIIESRVEANAPFWYQRVTELGALFFAGGDQLRITSLLGGTVFDLALHQAFREGLIIAGTSAGAAMMSTTMIVEGDQDDIPTRSSVRLATGMGLWPHTVVDQHFTQRGRLGRLLAALAQNPGVLGVGIDEDTAIFVDQDREWLEVWGSQTVSLVDGRSIGETNVHNTHLGQPLSLTHVTLHVLSKGYGFHLKTRQPIRVEEEDNGEY is encoded by the coding sequence ATGGACATCGGCCCGCTTGTTATTATTGGCGGAAAAGAAGATAAGACTAGAACACCGGAAATCCTTTTGCAGTTTGTGAAGCTCATTCAAAAACGCCGCCGTGAAGATGCTGTGGGGGTGGTGACCACGGCATCACAACTGGAAGAACAGGTCTTTCGTACATATCAACACGCTTTTGAAGAAATCGGGATGGTTCGCGTCGAGCCTGTCATTATTGAATCACGTGTCGAGGCCAATGCACCTTTTTGGTATCAGCGCGTGACAGAGCTCGGGGCTCTCTTTTTTGCGGGTGGCGATCAATTACGGATTACCAGTCTTTTAGGGGGCACCGTTTTTGATCTAGCTCTGCATCAGGCTTTTCGTGAAGGTCTCATCATTGCCGGTACCTCTGCGGGAGCTGCCATGATGTCGACGACGATGATCGTGGAAGGTGACCAGGACGATATTCCGACAAGAAGTTCTGTTCGTTTAGCAACGGGAATGGGACTGTGGCCGCATACGGTGGTGGATCAACATTTTACCCAGCGCGGGCGTCTAGGACGGCTTTTGGCCGCATTAGCGCAAAATCCCGGTGTGTTAGGGGTGGGCATTGACGAGGATACGGCGATTTTTGTGGATCAAGACCGGGAGTGGTTGGAAGTCTGGGGATCGCAGACCGTGAGCCTCGTTGACGGGCGCAGTATTGGCGAAACCAACGTCCACAATACCCACCTGGGCCAACCACTGAGCCTAACCCATGTGACCTTGCATGTATTGTCCAAAGGTTACGGATTTCATTTGAAAACTCGGCAGCCGATACGTGTCGAGGAGGAGGATAACGGTGAATATTGA
- a CDS encoding 3D domain-containing protein produces the protein MATWTLKAVRPWLFGALAATAIGTGLASTHYRPVSINVFSPTGNRSIKLWTFKTKVRNILAQAHIPLSPRDKVHVVEKNGNASISIREAVPVWVRTAHRHFKYWTTDYHVGSILSALGIKLGPLDKVRPPLTASIAPGSTVDVIRQWLVKKTITSSLPFTVTYRPDPNLIKGRHQVLQNGQQGVESTTIQYLVQDGSPLTGKVVAKKIMKSPSPEVIAYGTAQPLTVNGQALPITGELYMVSTGYWPNPAWSTGLTAMGTAAHYGIVAVDPAVIPLGTHLYIPGYGYAVAEDTGSAIVGNRIDLCFNDQSQAIEWGVRPLTVYILGN, from the coding sequence TTGGCTACATGGACTCTAAAAGCGGTACGGCCATGGTTATTTGGAGCCTTAGCCGCTACAGCCATTGGCACGGGGCTGGCTAGCACACATTATCGCCCAGTAAGTATCAATGTTTTCAGCCCAACAGGTAATCGATCGATCAAATTATGGACGTTTAAAACGAAGGTTCGGAACATATTAGCTCAAGCTCATATTCCGTTAAGTCCCCGGGATAAAGTGCATGTCGTTGAGAAAAATGGGAATGCGTCGATTTCCATTCGGGAAGCTGTACCTGTATGGGTGCGCACCGCACATCGACATTTCAAGTATTGGACCACAGATTATCATGTCGGCAGTATTTTGTCGGCCCTAGGCATCAAACTCGGTCCATTAGACAAAGTCAGACCACCGCTCACCGCTTCCATTGCTCCAGGAAGCACCGTCGATGTCATTCGCCAGTGGTTGGTCAAGAAAACGATTACGTCAAGTTTGCCTTTTACTGTTACCTATCGTCCTGATCCGAATCTTATTAAAGGACGGCACCAAGTCCTTCAAAATGGACAGCAGGGTGTAGAATCCACAACCATTCAATACCTCGTACAAGATGGTTCTCCCCTTACTGGCAAGGTTGTTGCCAAGAAAATCATGAAATCCCCCTCACCAGAAGTTATAGCCTATGGAACTGCTCAACCTTTAACGGTGAATGGGCAAGCTTTGCCCATCACAGGGGAACTCTATATGGTCAGCACGGGATATTGGCCGAATCCGGCGTGGTCTACCGGGTTAACGGCCATGGGAACAGCCGCACATTATGGGATTGTTGCAGTAGATCCGGCTGTGATTCCTTTAGGGACCCATCTATATATCCCCGGATATGGCTATGCAGTGGCTGAAGATACAGGTTCCGCCATTGTGGGAAACCGCATTGACTTGTGTTTTAATGATCAAAGTCAGGCTATTGAGTGGGGCGTACGACCATTAACGGTGTATATTCTTGGTAATTAA
- the metG gene encoding methionine--tRNA ligase translates to MTSGENQASTAQKVWYLTTPIYYPSDNLHIGHAYTTVAADALARFHRLKGEPVWFVTGTDEHGQKIAQKAKEAGKTPKEFVDGIVSFIRDPLWKTLGISYDRFIRTTDPDHAEVVQKVFEQLLAQGDIYKGTYEGWYCLPDETFWTESKLVDGKCPDCGRPVERVQQDSYFFKMSRYQDRMIEYILSHPDFIQPTSRRNEMLSFLESGLEDLSISRTGMSWGVPVPHDPDHVIYVWFDALVNYLTAAGYLDDPDKFARTWPPNVQLVGKEIVRFHTIIWPIILMALNLPLPERVFGHGWLLIGDTKMSKSRGNAVDPITLTKKYGVDAVRYYLLREVPFGADGSYTEDALRLRINVDLANDLGNLLSRTTAMINRFAQGKIPELHPSPQEIDRTLARLAAEIFDEVDKAMQQLLISDALTQIYRLIHAANKYIEDRAPWNLAKDPAKKEDLDNVLYNLAETLRIVSVLLTPFLIETPQKIRQQLGLTQPVVSYQEAIFGQLQGGERINRGDPLFPRLELSGETAEDKEAGRVVSASPRVTGLTAQDSHNDLEQVNEITIEEFQKIDLRVGTIVHAEVVPNADRLLKLTVFDGVRERTIVSGIRAHYNPEQLIGQQVVLVANLKPVKLRGIMSEGMLLAGSDNGQLSLVAPVAKLPEGARVK, encoded by the coding sequence ATGACGTCAGGTGAGAACCAGGCATCAACAGCGCAGAAAGTATGGTATTTAACAACACCCATCTATTATCCCAGTGATAATTTGCATATTGGTCACGCTTACACGACGGTGGCAGCGGATGCGTTGGCCCGCTTTCATCGGTTAAAGGGAGAGCCAGTTTGGTTTGTCACCGGCACAGATGAGCACGGGCAAAAAATTGCGCAAAAGGCAAAGGAAGCTGGAAAAACACCAAAAGAATTCGTCGACGGCATTGTTAGTTTTATTCGTGATCCTTTGTGGAAAACTTTAGGCATTTCCTATGATCGCTTTATTCGCACGACCGATCCCGATCATGCCGAGGTTGTCCAAAAGGTGTTTGAGCAATTGTTAGCCCAAGGCGACATATATAAAGGGACCTATGAAGGATGGTATTGTCTTCCTGACGAAACATTTTGGACTGAATCGAAATTGGTCGATGGAAAGTGTCCGGATTGTGGACGGCCGGTGGAGCGGGTTCAACAAGATAGTTATTTCTTCAAAATGAGTCGCTACCAGGACCGGATGATTGAATATATTCTTTCCCATCCCGATTTTATTCAACCTACTAGCCGCCGCAACGAAATGCTGAGTTTCCTTGAAAGTGGACTAGAAGACCTGTCGATTTCTCGGACGGGGATGAGTTGGGGCGTTCCTGTGCCTCATGATCCGGACCACGTGATTTATGTTTGGTTTGATGCCCTAGTCAATTATTTGACGGCTGCTGGCTATCTAGATGATCCCGATAAGTTTGCTAGGACCTGGCCGCCCAATGTTCAATTAGTTGGTAAGGAAATTGTGCGGTTTCATACGATTATCTGGCCTATTATTCTCATGGCGCTCAATTTGCCCTTGCCCGAAAGGGTCTTTGGGCACGGGTGGTTGCTGATTGGGGACACGAAAATGTCTAAATCCCGCGGTAATGCGGTTGATCCCATTACTTTAACCAAGAAGTACGGGGTCGATGCCGTGCGTTATTATCTTTTGCGGGAAGTGCCCTTTGGAGCCGATGGCAGTTATACCGAAGATGCCTTAAGACTGCGGATTAATGTGGATTTAGCGAATGATTTAGGAAACTTGCTGAGCCGGACCACGGCGATGATTAACCGGTTCGCCCAAGGGAAAATTCCCGAGCTCCATCCATCACCCCAAGAGATCGATCGAACCTTAGCAAGATTGGCTGCGGAGATTTTTGATGAAGTGGACAAGGCCATGCAACAACTTCTGATTTCCGACGCCTTAACCCAAATCTACCGTTTGATTCATGCCGCGAATAAATATATTGAAGACCGGGCTCCCTGGAACTTGGCCAAGGATCCGGCCAAGAAAGAAGATCTTGACAATGTGCTGTATAATTTGGCAGAGACGTTGCGCATCGTTTCTGTCTTATTAACGCCATTTTTGATTGAAACGCCGCAAAAGATCCGGCAGCAACTGGGGCTCACGCAACCAGTAGTTTCATACCAAGAAGCCATTTTTGGCCAGCTTCAGGGCGGTGAACGGATTAACCGGGGAGATCCGCTGTTCCCGCGCTTAGAGCTATCTGGTGAGACAGCGGAAGATAAGGAGGCAGGACGCGTTGTGTCAGCATCACCACGTGTCACGGGTTTGACCGCTCAGGATTCTCACAATGATCTTGAACAGGTCAATGAAATAACCATTGAAGAATTTCAAAAGATTGATTTGCGGGTAGGGACCATTGTGCACGCGGAAGTGGTACCCAACGCGGATCGTTTGTTGAAACTGACCGTATTTGATGGTGTGCGGGAACGAACGATTGTCTCTGGGATTCGGGCGCATTACAATCCCGAGCAGCTGATTGGACAACAAGTGGTTTTGGTGGCCAATTTAAAACCAGTGAAATTGCGGGGCATTATGAGTGAAGGAATGTTGTTGGCAGGATCCGATAATGGGCAATTAAGCCTTGTTGCGCCCGTCGCTAAATTGCCTGAAGGGGCACGGGTCAAGTGA
- a CDS encoding ribonuclease H-like YkuK family protein yields the protein MLFESPSKGRLTIESMFGEILGYISEAPNARYKLIIGSDSHTRHETIFVTAVVIHRLGKGGRYFFSKSQRRAIKSLRQKIMYETSLSLNVAAQLTDLLQKSGHPDLDVEIHIDVGQQGETKDLIREIVGMVTGSGYHAAIKPFSFGASKVADKYTK from the coding sequence ATGCTTTTCGAAAGTCCTTCCAAAGGACGGTTAACGATCGAAAGTATGTTTGGTGAGATTCTTGGATATATCTCTGAAGCCCCGAATGCACGCTATAAACTGATTATTGGATCGGATTCGCATACGCGCCATGAAACCATTTTTGTCACGGCTGTGGTCATTCATCGTCTCGGAAAAGGGGGACGATACTTTTTTAGCAAATCCCAGCGTCGAGCTATCAAAAGTTTGCGGCAAAAGATTATGTATGAGACGTCATTAAGTTTAAACGTGGCGGCCCAATTGACAGACCTTCTACAAAAATCAGGGCATCCTGATTTGGATGTGGAAATCCACATTGACGTGGGGCAGCAAGGAGAGACCAAAGATTTAATTCGAGAAATCGTGGGGATGGTTACCGGAAGCGGATACCATGCTGCGATTAAACCATTTTCTTTTGGAGCCTCCAAAGTTGCTGACAAGTATACGAAATAA
- the rsmA gene encoding 16S rRNA (adenine(1518)-N(6)/adenine(1519)-N(6))-dimethyltransferase RsmA — protein sequence MARPDKHLGQNFLIAPEQFDLIADATLKAQPDWVLEIGPGPGGLTRALLERGLTVVAIEVDPTWVNWLSSTLASEYPKSLTVLEQDALGISWQSLADERGGSWSICGNLPYYITSPLLAKLFEDASSWQQAVFMVQKEVAVRLLAEPGQRETSALSVLLRYVADIRALGEVSRHQFYPPPEVDSFVIQLTRIPSPAIPFESLQRVVRAAFLHRRKMIRQSLAKAPGSSWNSQQWARILTEGGIDPAKRAEALSWSEWIQLARLAAKK from the coding sequence ATGGCACGACCAGACAAACATTTAGGTCAAAACTTTTTAATTGCTCCAGAGCAGTTTGATCTGATCGCGGATGCTACTCTGAAGGCGCAGCCGGACTGGGTTCTAGAAATTGGTCCGGGCCCTGGCGGACTGACACGGGCGCTATTGGAACGGGGACTCACGGTCGTCGCGATTGAAGTGGATCCAACCTGGGTGAATTGGCTCTCCTCGACGCTGGCTTCTGAGTATCCTAAATCGCTAACGGTTCTAGAGCAGGACGCCTTAGGCATTTCTTGGCAATCGTTAGCCGATGAACGGGGAGGATCCTGGAGCATTTGCGGGAATCTCCCCTATTACATTACCTCGCCACTTTTGGCTAAACTGTTTGAAGATGCATCATCATGGCAACAAGCCGTCTTCATGGTCCAAAAAGAGGTCGCTGTCCGCTTATTAGCGGAACCCGGACAACGAGAGACATCTGCGCTTAGCGTGTTATTGCGTTATGTCGCGGATATTCGCGCCTTAGGCGAAGTCTCCCGGCACCAATTTTATCCCCCACCGGAAGTTGATTCATTTGTGATACAATTAACACGAATCCCGTCCCCGGCGATTCCCTTTGAGTCCCTTCAACGGGTGGTACGCGCGGCGTTTTTGCATAGGCGCAAGATGATCCGGCAGTCATTAGCCAAGGCTCCAGGCTCGTCATGGAATTCGCAACAGTGGGCAAGAATTTTGACTGAAGGAGGCATTGATCCGGCAAAACGGGCCGAGGCGTTATCGTGGTCGGAATGGATTCAATTAGCCAGGCTAGCGGCGAAAAAGTGA
- a CDS encoding glycosyltransferase family 2 protein: MKASSSQRNRRSRHTSKCPTISVVIPAKNEARLIAQTMMTVAEILGDAGYAFEIIVVDDMSSDDTVLRAQWARQQMSSISCRIISTHKSLGKGHAIAKGFAVSTGDLVAFIDADLEYPPQSLPIMASLLETYQHGCAIAYRIEDKRPWFERITSKAAHQLATLALHLPVSDTQAGLKMFPGWFARQHLSHPRQTGWLYDIETLLTAQRHGLRIIQIPVTQQSLRKRRAGVWQMLACAIPLTQLAWTHWRQSWLSKAPFGRPQSPASYMSHKRRSWPLAVPSRPPLLTVDTSDDSHSH, from the coding sequence ATGAAAGCTTCCTCAAGTCAAAGAAATCGAAGAAGTCGCCATACCTCCAAGTGCCCCACCATTTCGGTCGTCATTCCCGCGAAAAACGAAGCCCGCCTAATCGCTCAGACGATGATGACGGTGGCCGAAATCCTTGGGGACGCAGGTTATGCCTTTGAAATCATTGTGGTCGACGATATGTCGAGTGATGATACCGTTTTGCGTGCTCAGTGGGCTCGCCAGCAAATGTCTTCCATTTCCTGCCGGATTATTTCGACACACAAGTCATTAGGTAAAGGTCATGCCATTGCGAAGGGCTTTGCGGTAAGCACTGGGGATCTCGTGGCTTTCATTGACGCGGATCTCGAATATCCCCCTCAATCTTTGCCCATTATGGCATCCTTATTGGAAACCTACCAACATGGCTGTGCGATTGCCTACCGCATAGAGGATAAACGCCCATGGTTTGAGCGGATCACCTCAAAAGCGGCTCACCAATTAGCGACATTAGCTCTGCATCTTCCCGTTTCGGATACCCAAGCCGGACTGAAAATGTTTCCCGGGTGGTTTGCCCGCCAACATTTATCGCATCCCCGTCAAACCGGATGGCTGTATGATATCGAAACCTTGTTAACCGCTCAACGTCACGGGCTCCGTATTATTCAAATTCCTGTGACCCAACAAAGCCTGCGCAAAAGACGCGCAGGCGTGTGGCAAATGCTCGCGTGCGCCATTCCGCTGACACAATTAGCCTGGACTCACTGGCGTCAGTCATGGCTATCAAAAGCTCCATTTGGACGGCCGCAAAGCCCCGCCTCTTATATGTCTCATAAGCGGAGGTCTTGGCCACTCGCCGTACCATCCAGGCCGCCGCTTTTGACCGTAGACACTTCTGACGATTCCCATTCTCATTAA
- a CDS encoding TatD family hydrolase — protein sequence MNLLGFDSHCHLQDPAFDADREEVYQRAREQRLGMIIPGYDMPSSEQAIRFAQAHEAAWALIGVHPHDAKTFSDADKEQLKAWVTEHRVIGIGEIGLDYHYMNSPKDVQIAVFREQAELARTFNLPIVVHSREAEEDTLAVLRDLRGVQGVLHCFTGSQEFAQALLELGFYLSFAGPISFKSAHGLRDIVKWVPMDRLLIETDSPYLSPVPWRGRRNEPLRVIRVAEVVAAQKNFSTQQVFEATTSNIFFVFRVLGR from the coding sequence GTGAACCTGCTAGGATTTGACTCACATTGTCATCTTCAGGATCCTGCATTCGACGCGGATCGGGAGGAGGTTTATCAGCGGGCGCGTGAGCAACGCTTGGGGATGATTATCCCCGGTTATGATATGCCGTCCTCGGAACAGGCGATCCGTTTTGCCCAGGCCCATGAGGCGGCATGGGCCCTTATTGGTGTGCATCCGCATGATGCCAAAACCTTTTCGGATGCCGACAAAGAACAACTTAAAGCCTGGGTTACCGAACACCGGGTCATTGGCATAGGCGAAATTGGCCTCGACTATCATTACATGAATAGTCCTAAAGATGTTCAAATCGCGGTATTTCGGGAGCAAGCGGAACTCGCTCGAACATTTAATTTGCCCATTGTCGTTCATTCCCGGGAAGCAGAAGAAGACACATTGGCGGTCTTGCGCGATCTGCGGGGCGTTCAAGGCGTTTTGCACTGTTTCACGGGAAGTCAGGAATTTGCCCAGGCGCTGTTGGAATTAGGCTTTTATTTGTCTTTTGCCGGACCGATTTCTTTCAAGAGTGCCCATGGGTTACGGGATATTGTTAAATGGGTTCCAATGGACCGCCTTCTCATTGAAACCGATTCACCATATTTGTCCCCGGTGCCGTGGAGAGGGCGCCGGAATGAGCCGCTACGAGTCATTCGCGTGGCCGAAGTGGTCGCGGCTCAAAAAAATTTTTCGACACAGCAGGTATTTGAAGCCACTACGTCGAATATATTCTTTGTGTTTCGCGTTTTAGGACGATAA